Genomic window (Thermanaeromonas sp. C210):
GTACGGCCCAGGTAAGCGGAGAGGACTGCTCCGGCCAAGATGAGAAGGAGGCTCAGGTGAAGGAGGACGGAGCCCCGGCCCTTCCAGCCCGTGAGTTTCTTCCACCGCCGAAGGGAGCATAGTAAAAGGCTCAGGCCCAGGAGCGAAACCAGGGTGAGGAACCACCAGCTTCGATACACATGATCAAGGGACAGGAGCAGAATGAAACTTCCCCCGGCCTCGCCGTAGTGGGCGCGGTAGAATAACGGAGGTTGACCCTGGGGGATAAGGGTGCCCAGGGAAGCCGCGGCCCCCAGGAAAAGCAAGAGGGAAAGGGCCGATTTCATGGAAGAAAGGAAGCGCAAATCCCATCACCCATTAGGCAGAGTATTCAAGACAGAGTATATACCTTACCGGGACCTCCGGTCAAACCGTTTCCCACCTGACGTATCACCACTTTCCAGCTTAGGCCTGCTTGGCTTTCGCTCGCTCCAAAAACCCTCGCGGGCCAAACTATCCCTTCACTTAGTCTCAGAGCTTAAGGCTGAGGCGGACTACCCGGCAGAATTTAAGCATCCTGTCTCAGCTGCCGGCCTCGGCCGTCCGTGGCCTCGGGTCCGCCTCTGCTTTGCCACCTGGCGCACCCCGTACTTTTTGGCCGGGCATGATTTAGCTGCCCTTCCCGCCGGCGCAAGCACCGGCCAGGGCAGTAGCGGTCTACGGGTACCGGCCAACAGCTATCAGGCGTGCCCCCGGGCTCTACGGCCGCCCCAGGGCCGCCTTCGGGCGGCGCCACCTTCCGCGGCCGTGGCCCGATATCGTTCTGGTGCCGTCCCCTTCTTTGAATATAACAAAAAAATTAGGGAACTACAGCAGGAATTCCCCCGGAAATAGCGAATAAAATTTTATAAATAACAGAAGTAGTTCTAGGAAGAACGAAAATGGCGGCTCAGTCATTGTGAAAGAAGGCATGAATCTGTTTATTCGGAGCTAAAGGATGGGTATCGGTGAATCTCCATAGTATTTTAACCGGTAAAAGAGATGCGATTCTAAATAAATGGTATGAGCGGGTCTTGCAGACCTATCCTGCGGAAACCGCCCGGTTTTTAAAAGAAGAAAAGGACCGGTTTGCCAATCCCGTAGGACACGCTATCTACGAGGGACTGGAGGGCCTCTATGGAGAACTGCTCCGGGGTCTGCAAGCGGAGCGGGTCTACCCCTGGCTGGATAAGATCCTTCGAATACGGGCGGTACAGGATTTTGCCCCTTCCCAGGCCGTAGCCTTCGCCTTCCTTTTGAAGCAGGTGGTCCGGGAGGAAATGGCGGCCGAACTGGGAGAAGGAGAACTGCCCTGGAGGGAACTGCTGGAATTCGAGTCCCGGGTCGATGAGCTGGCGGCCCTGGCCTTTGACGGGTACATGAAGTGCCGCGAGGAGCTCTTTGCCATCAGGGTCAAGGAGATAAAAAACCGGACGTCCCGCCTGTTGCAGAGGGCCAATTTAGGTGTAAATCTTTTTGAGTAAGAGGGTGTGAATATGGCTTCGCTCCCCGAACCGGAGGAACTGGTCAGGATTAATTATAATCCTCCCCGAAGGGGTTGGATGGACAGTCCTGTGGAATTCAAGCGGGGCACCTGGCTCTATGCCGCCAAGCCCCGTCACCTGGAAGCGTTGGGACTGCCCAACCCGAGGGAGTGGTCCCCGGAGGAGGAGGACTGGAAGCTACCGCCAAATTGGCGGGAGATTGTTCTAGAAGGCTTTAAGGAGCGCCTGGAGAAATTCCGGTCCCTGAAGCTGTTCATGGATATATGCAGTCGGTGTGGCGCGTGCGCCGATAAGTGTCATTTCTTTATCGGTACCGGGGATCCGCGAAACATGCCCGTCCTGAGGGCGGAGCTCCTGCGGAGCGTTTACCGGCGCTATTTCACCTGGAGCGGCAGGATGACGGGTAAGTTGGTGGGGGCCCGGGACCTGACGGAAGGGGTTATAAAAGAGTGGTTCTACTATTTTTACCAGTGCACGGAGTGCCGCCGCTGTTCCCTCTTCTGCCCCTTCGGCATCGACACGGCCGAGATCACCATGATAGGCAGGGAGCTCCTGGGCCTGCTGGGCATTTACCCCGACTGGATAATCGCACCCGTGGCCAATTGCTACCGGGTGGGCAACCACGTGGGTATTGAGCCCCATGCCTTCCGGGATATGGTCGACTTCTGTGTGGACGAGATAGAAAACGTGACGGGCATTCGGGTAGAGCCTACTTTCAACCGCAAGGGAGCCGAGATCCTCTTCATAGCTCCTTCGGGCGACGTTTTTGCCGATCCCGGGATTTACACCTTTATGGGCTATCTTATGCTCTTCCACGAAATCGGCCTGGATTATACCCTGAGCACTTATGCCTCTGAAGGAGGCAACTTCGGTCTTTTCACTTCCCATGAGGTAATGAAGAGGCTCAATGCCAAAATGTACGACGAAGCCCGGAGACTGGGGGTGAAATGGATCCTTGGCGGGGAATGCGGCCACATGTGGCGGGTCATTCACCAGTATATGGATACCATGAACGGTCCGGCGGACTTCCTGGAGGAACCCGTCTCTCCTATAACGGGGACCAGGTTTGAGAACGCCCGCTCTACCAAGATGGTCCATATATGTGAGTTCACCGCCGACCTGATCCGCCACGGCAAGATTCAACTGGATCCCAGCCGTAACGATGGGTTCAAAGTTACTTTCCACGATTCCTGCAACCCGGCGCGGGCCATGGGCTTCTTTGAGGAGCCGCGGTATATCCTGCGGAAGGTCTGCAACCATTTCTATGAAATGCCGGAAAACACCATCCGGGAACAGACCTTCTGCTGCGGCAGCGGAGGGGGCTTGAACGCCGATGAGAATATGGAAATGCGCATGCGCGGAGGGTTCCCGCGGGCCAATGCCGTGAGCTACGTCCGGGAAAAGCACGGGGTAAATCTCCTGGCCTGCATATGCGCCATTGACCGGGCCGTATTGCCGGCCTTGATGGATTACTGGGTCCCGGGGGTCGGCGTTGCCGGCGTCCATGAGCTCGTGGGGAACGCCCTGGTCATGAAGGGTGAGGCCGAGCGAACAACCACTCTGCGGGGAGAACCTTTAAAGGGAAGTGCGGAGGATGAAAATACCTGATATCCGTTACATCGTCACCGGCGCGGTTGTCTTCCTGGTGGTAATGACCTTCCCCTTCTGGTACAACATAGGGAAGGCGGCTTCCGCGCCGGAGGTCAGCCTGGATACTCCCAGAATCCGGCAGATGGCCGAGCCGCAGTGTGTTGAACCCGCTTCTTATATGAGGGCCAACCACATGCGGCTCCTGGAAGAATGGCGCGAACGGGTAGTCCGCCAGGGTGAGAGGATCTATGTGGCGGGCGACGGGAAGGAGTACTTAATGAGCCTGCAGAACACCTGCCTGGACTGCCATTCCAACTATGACGAGTTCTGCGCCCGGTGCCATGACTATGCCGGGGTAGCCCCCGATTGCTGGACGTGCCATCTTGATTTTCCAAGGGAGAGTAAATAATGAGGACCGGCAGGCGGAGCTTTTTGAAAATCGGCGCGGTGGGTGGATTAGGCCTGGTACTGCTCCCGGCCGTTAAAGGGTTCGCCGGTAGCGGGGAACCCCGGGATTCGGCGAGGGCCGGATCTACGGCGGGTAGGAAATGGGCCATGGTCGTTGACATGCAGAAGTGCTGGGAGCGGGGGAAGGGATGCCGGGACTGCATTCTGGCGTGCCACCGCACCCACAACGTGCCGGAGATTCCTGACCCCGAGGAAGAGGTCAAGTGGGTGTGGACCGAAAGGTTTGAACATGCCTTTCCAGAGCAGGCCCACGAGTACCTTGCTGAACACCTGAGGGATAACCCCTTCCTGGTTCTGTGCAACCATTGCGAAAACCCGCCCTGCGTGAGGGTGTGTCCCACTAAGGCCACCTTCAAGCGCGACGACGGACTGGTTATGATGGACTACCACCGGTGCCTGGGCTGCCGGTATTGCATGGCGGCCTGCCCGTATGGCGCCCGAAGCTTCAACTTTCGCGACCCACGCCCGTATCTCCGGGAATTGAATCCGGCCTTTCCTACCAGGGAAAAGGGTGTGGTGGAGAAATGCAATTTCTGTGCCGAAAGGCTGGAAGAGGGCCTGCTGCCTGCCTGTGTGGAAGGGTGCCCGGCGAAGGCCCTGGTCTTCGGCGACCTGGACGATCCGGGCTCTGAAGTGAGGCGGATACTCGCCGGCAGCTATACCATAGTGCGGAAACCCGAACTGGGTACGAGGCCTAAAGTCTACTATGTGATTAATCCCGGTGCAGGGAACAGCGGAGGACGATAAGCATGCTGGCCAAGGCTCTTACGGGCAGCAACCGCTATTGGGGATGGATAGCTCTACTACTGGTCGTAATGGGTGTAGGGTTCCTCTGCTATTTTTGGCAGCTCAGGGAGGGCCTCACCGTTACGGGCATGAGCAGGGATGTTTCTTGGGGCCTGTATATCGGGCAGTTTACTTTCCTGGTGGGGGTAGCGGCTTCCGCCGTAATGCTGGTGCTGCCCTACTACCTTCACAACGTAAAAGAATTCGGCCGGATCACCGTTTTGGGAGAATTCCTGGCCGTGGCAGCCATCATTATGTGCCTGCTCTTTGTCATAGTGGACCTCGGGAAGCCCATGAGACTTTTAAACATGATATTGTATCCCACACCCAATTCCCTTCTTTTCTGGGACATGGTGGTGCTGAACGGATATCTTCTTCTCAATATTATAATTGGCTGGCATGTTTTAGAAGCCGAATACAAGGCAGTGCCTCCCCCTGGATGGTTGAAGCCCCTGATTTATCTTTCCATACCCTGGGCGGTGAGCATCCATACGGTGACGGCCTTCCTCTATGCCGGTCTTCCCGGAAGGCATTACTGGCTTACCGCCCTGATGGCGGCGCGCTTCCTGGCTTCGGCTTTTGCTTCCGGGCCGGCCCTTCTTATCCTCCTGTGTTACATCCTGAAAAAGTATGCCGGGTTCGACCCGGGTAGGGCTGCCGTGCAGAAACTGGCGGGCATCGTTACTTACGCCATGATCGTTACCGTATTTTTTGTGGGATTGGAGTTTTTCACGGCCTTTTACAGTCAGGTGCCCGGCCACGGTGTACAGAGTCTGCGGTATTTATATACCGGGCTTGAGGGGCACGGGGGAATGGTCCCCTTTATGTGGGTATTTGTCCTCCTTTCGGCCCTGGCCCTTGTTCTCCTTATAAACCCCGCTACCCGCGCCCGGGAAAAGACCCTGCTGGTGGCCTGTGCGGCCGTCTTCGGAGCTCTGTGGATTGAGAAGGGCTTGGGCCTCGTCATAGCCGGCTTTATCCCCAATCCCTTTGAGCGGGTCAGCGAATACGTGCCGACCCTGCCGGAGGTGCTAATCGCCCTGGGGGTATGGGCCACCGGATTGCTGGTCCTCACCGTCCTTTACCGGATAGTTGTGGCCGTCAAGAAAGAAACAGCCTTAGGAAACGAGGGGTAAGTTGCCATGGGAGTAGCCTTTTCGCTGGGGGTCGTTGCGGTTTTAATTCTGGCCATCACCCTGGCCGTGAAAGTACTGGGCCTCCAATTCTTGGTGGGCGCAGTGCTCCCATACGTTGCTGCGGCCGTCTTTCTTGGCGGGATGGCTTATCGCTTGCTGGGGTGGGGGCGGTCGCCCGTTCCCTTCCGGATACCTACCACCGGCGGGCAGCAGCGCTCCCTTCCCTGGATTAAGCCCAGCAGCCTGGATAATCCCTCCAGTACCGCCGGGGTTATAGGCCGCATGGCCCTGGAGATCCTGCTCTTTCGCTCCCTCTTTCGCAACACCAAGGCCGAGCTCCATGAGGGGCCGCATCTGGCCTACCACTGGGAGAAGTGGCTGTGGGTGGGCGCCCTGGTTTTTCACTGGTCCATGCTTTTGGTAGTCATCCGGCACCTGCGGTTCTTTACCGATCCCGTTCCCTCCTTCGTCTACTGGGTGGACGGGATCGATGGGTTCCTCCGGGTGGGACTACGCGCCCTTTATCTTACGGACATAACCTTTCTTTTGGGCGCTACTTACCTCTTGCTCCGCCGCTTCTTCATACCCCAGGTACGGTATATTTCCCTGCCGGGGGATTATGTACCCCTGCTTCTTCTTCTGGGCATTGGTATTTCCGGCGTTATCATGCGCTATTTCGTGGGGGTGGATGTGGCGGCCGTCAAGGAGCTGGCCATGGGAGTGCTGACCTTCCGGCCCCGCATTCCGGAAGGGATCGGGGTTCTCTTCTACGTCCACTGGGGGCTGGCGTGTGCGCTGCTGGCTTACTTTCCCTTCAGCAAGCTGGTGCACATGGGCGGCATTTTCCTCATGCCTACCCGCAACCTGCCTAACGACAGCCGGGCCAGGAGGCACGTGAACCCGTGGAATTATCCCGTGAAGGTCCACACCTATAAAGAGTATGAAGAAGAGTTCCGGGAAAAGATGAAATTGGCGGGCATCCCGGTGGAAAAAGAGTGACCGGGAGGAACGAACTCCTAGCCGGCCCCAGGAGGGCCGGTTTTAATTTGGACGCCGAAAGACATGCTTGGAAGGGATTTTTCCGGCCCCTTTCTTCCACGGCCGGCTTTTGTCTATTATACCCCCTCAGTAGGATAATTAGGGCTACTGGAGAATAAAATTCCTTTAAAAAGCAAAGTAGGGGAAGGGGAAAGGTTTGGTCAAAGCCCAGTTCGTGTGGGGAATCTTGTTGGGAGCGGTGTTAATACTGTCGGCCCTCTATCTTTTATTTCTCTTTTTACCGGCGCCCGTGCCGGCCCTGGTGGGTCAATATTTCAGTCCGGCCGAACTGGAGCGGGCCCGCCGGTACCAGCAGACGGTGCGCCTCCTCGGCCTGGCCGCCTATCTAACCAAGGCCGGGCTGCTATGGTGGCTCTGGTGGAGCGGCCAGGGGGCCTCCATGGCGCGGCTCGTGTTAAAGTGGTCCGGCCACCGGTACTGCCTGGCCCTCGCCCTCTTCTTTGGGGGGATTTGGCTTTTACTCAGGCTGGCCGAACTCCCCTTTACCTTCAGCAGCGGTTTTGTGGTGCAGCACCGGTGGGGCTTTTCCACGCAAGGGCTTCTTTCCTGGTGGCTGGACTATCTCAAGGGATCTGGGCTGGACTTGCTTTTCTCCGGCATAGGAACTCTCCTATTGTTCTGGTCCACCGCGCGCTGGCCGACGGGCTGGTGGGCGGCTGCGGGACTCTTTCTGGCCGCCTGGATGGTAATCGAAACCATGCTCTGGCCCGTTTTTGTGGCCCCCCTCTTTAACCGCTTTGAACCGGTGGCCGACGGGCCCATCAAAGATATGGTGGTTCGCCTGGCCGGCCGGGCGGGAATGGAGGTGGAGGAGGTGCTGGTGATGGACGCCAGCCGCCGGACTACCAAGGCCAACGCCTATTTTGCCGGCCTGGGCGGAACAAAGCGCATCGTCCTGTACGATACCCTATTAAAGAATTATCCCCCCGAAGAAATCGAGGCCGTGGTGGCCCATGAAATAGCCCACTGGGCGCGGGGTCACATCGTCCGGAGCCTGGTGTGGGGTATTGCGGGCGGTTTTGCTCTGTTTGGGGCTTTATACGCCGTACTGCGGATTTCGGCGCCGGGGGAAGCACTTCGCGGAGGGCCCTATGCCCCCCATATCCTGATTATCATATGGCTTTTCTTCCACCTCCTTTCCTTCCTCGCACTGCCGGTGCAAAATTCCCTTTCCCGACAGCTTGAGAGGGAGGCCGACCGGGTAGCCTTAGAGCTAACCGGTAACATCCCCGCCATGGTTCAACTTCACGTGGACCTGGCCCGCTGTAATCTGCAGGATGTGGCTCCGGCACCCTTTGTGGAGTGGTTGACCTATTCCCATCCCGCCCCCTGGCGCCGTATCGAGGCGGCTCTAAAGGCGTGGTAAGTACCGCAATACTTCTAGCCTGGAGTGCTAATTAGGCTCTATGTCAATAGTTGTGGGATTAGATTTTGGGGGCAGCATCCCAGAAACATTTTCTTGATGAAATGGGTACGATTGCCAAAGCCAAAACTTAAGCGTTTTAACATTTTAATTAAGGTGTTTTTACCTTCAATATAGCCATTAGTATACCGCCGACCTTGTTGAGTATATGTTACCAAATTTAATATTTCTGACCTCCAAGACTTGATAGTACGCGCCCATACCCGTCCTTCTGCATCTTCGGCGCATTCGGCATTTATGAGCCAACGGCTTAAGGCAGCTTGAGCCTCCTCTACCCGGTCCATCTTTAGGATCTGGCGCAAATCTTCCTTTAGCTGGTATAGTTCATAGAGGGACGGGTATTTATTTCTAATTTTTTCTAACGTCTCTCGTTGTCTGGGAGTAAGTCTCTCCTTAGCCTTAATCAAAGGTAGGCGAGGTATGTTCTCCTTGCTTGCTTCTTGTTCTACTTTCCGGGCTTCATTTAGGCGACGGTTGGCGTCCTGAATTACATGGAAGGGGTCTACTATTATCTTGGCTGAAGGAAAAACCGTTTTGATTAACTTCCGCCAAGAGTCTTTCATATCAATTACTACCGCCTCTACTTTCACCCCGGCTTCTTTGAGCCCCTCTAGATAAGCCCTTATAGTAGCCGTTCTCACGTCCTCTAAAATACTCAAAGGTCTCTTGTCCGGTGCTAACCTCCCTACTACGCATACAAAATCCTTCCCGCTAAAGGATAGCTCATCTAAGGTTAACACTACGGGCCCTTGAGTATCATCCCCGCGAAGACCGGGCTGGATATACTTGTCCACTATTCTTATAACCCTACCAGGAGTGAGGTTTAATATTTGGGCAGCACCGGTAAAGCTCATCCTCTGGGCATAATAAACTACTATCTGCACCCCTAATTTTGTAAATCTGGCCCAGGCGTTGGTACCCGGAGGACGAAGGGTATAAGTCTTCTTACAACGATAACACTTATACCGTACCGGCACCCAAGAGAGAATAACCCACCTCCCGTATAAAAAAGCATGACGAACTTTCCTTTCTTTGGGCTTCTTCTCCCTTCCCTTTAAAAAGCCATGTCTATGTAATTTGCCTTCGTTGCATGCCGGACATACGGCTGGAGGGTCTATGGTCACCCTTAACACAATATCTCCCTGGTCGCGAGGTGCTTCTAAAATAGTCTGTAGTATTTTCCCAAAATTCTCTTGTCCTTCAAGAGTGAACGTGTTAATCTTATGCATGGGGGCACTCCTTTCTTCTAGGGGCTTCTGGTTACTAACTTTAATTGGATGTGCCCCCGTCCTTTTCCTCCTTTTCTTCTAACTCACCCCCTCTTCCCCCTCTACTTAACCCTTTCCCACACTTTTTATTATAGAGCCTGCTAATTATTGACAAGGGAGCGCAAGTCAAGGTATAATGAAGGCAAATTTAGTCGGAAACCTCGTCACCGGCTATTGCGGCGACGAGGTTTAGTTTTGACGAGGAGTTGAGGCCTGTTTTGACCGGGAACGAGGTGCGGAAGAATTTCCTGAGCTTCTTCGCCTCCAAGGGCCATACCGTTGTTCCCAGTTCCCCGCTGGTACCCCACAACGATCCGACGTTACTTTTTACCAACGCCGGTATGGTTCAGTTTAAAGACGTTTTTTTAGGCCTGGACCGGCGTCCTTATAAGCGAGCTACCACCGCCCAGAAGTGTGTGCGGGCGGGGGGAAAACATAACGACCTGGATACCGTTGGACGGACGGCACGCCACCATACCTTTTTCGAGATGCTGGGCAATTTTTCCTTTGGAGATTATTTTAAGAAAGAAGCCATTGAATTTGCCTGGGAGTTCCTTACCCGGGTTCTGGAGCTCCCCCAAGAGCGCCTCTGGGCCACCGTTTACCAGGATGACGAAGAGGCCTTTAAGTTATGGCAGGAGATAGCCGGGCTCCCACCCGAGCGCATCATACGGATGGGAGAAAAGGACAATTTCTGGAGCATGGGGGACACCGGGCCGTGCGGCCCCTGCAGCGAAATTATTTATGATAGGGGTCCGGAGCACTCCTGTGGCGCGGAGGTTTGCGCCCTAGGGGTTTGTGATTGCGACCGCTGGCTGGAAATATGGAACCTCGTTTTTATGCAGTATGACCGCGATGCAGCAGGGAATCTGACACCGCTGCCGCGGCCCAGTATCGATACCGGCATGGGCCTGGAGCGGATAGCTTCGGTGTTGCAGGGGGTGGAGAGCAATTTCGATACCGACCTGATACGCCCCCTGATTACCGCAGTGGAAAAACTAAGCGGTCGACGCTACAGCCGCGGAGAAGAGGGATTTCCCTTTAGGGTTATCGCCGACCACGCACGGTCCTGCGCCTTTATTATTGCCGACGGTGTGCTGCCGGGCAACGAGGGCCGAAGCTATGTGCTTAGGCGGATTTTGCGCCGGGCTTCCCGCTTCGGCATGGTGCTGGGCTTGGAAGAGCCCTTCCTTTACCGCCTGGTTCCCGTGGTGGCCGAAATCATGAGCGAAGCCTACCCGGAATTGGCCGCCCGGGAGGGGGACCTCATGCGTATAATTCGCCAGGAAGAGGAGCGCTTTCACGCCACCCTCCATGAAGGGCTCAGGGTTCTGGGAGGTATTTTGGCCGGCGCCGAGAAGGAAGGCCGCCGGGAGGTCACCGGGCAGGAGGCCTTTGTCCTTTATGATACCTACGGATTTCCCCTCGACCTTACGGAAGAGATAGCAGGGGAGAGGGGCTTTAGCGTTGACCGCGAGGGCTTTGCCAGGGCCATGGAAGCCCAGAGGGAACGGGCGCGGGCGGCCCGGGAAGAAGATAAGGGCTATGAGCTGGAAATAACCCTGGGCAGCATCTTGGGAGATGTGAAGCCCACCGTTTTCACCGGATATACTTCCTGGGAAGAGGAAGGGGTGACCCTGGCCCTCCTCGGAGAAGGGGAGCGCGTACAGGCCCTGGAAGCCGGGGAAAAAGGATGGGCGGTCTTCGACCGCACCCCGTGCTACCCGGAAGGGGGCGGGCAGGTTGGTGACCGGGGCGAGGTATCCTGGAGCGGTGGACGGGCCGCGGTCCTGGACACCCGCCGTCTCCCAGCCGGGAAGATTCTGCATGAATTAGAGATTAAGTCGGGCACCCTGCGGCCGGGAGCCCGGGTACGCATAGCGGTGGATGTAGAGAGAAGAAGGGCTACAGCCCGCAACCATACCGCCACCCACCTGTTGCACCGGGCCCTGAAGGAAGTGCTGGGCGAGCACGCCAATCAGGCCGGCTCCCTGGTGGCCCCCGACCGCCTGCGCTTTGACTTTACCCATTTTGCCCCCCTGACGGAGGAAGAACTGAAGGCGGTAGAAGCCAGGGTGAACGAGAAGATCCTGGCCAACCTGGCCGTGGATACCCTGGAGACGTCCCTCCAGGAAGCCAAGGCCATGGGCGCCATAGCCCTGTTTGGTGAAAAATACGGTGAACGGGTACGGGTAGTAAAAATCGGCGAGTACAGCCTGGAGCTGTGCGGCGGTACCCACGTCCGCAATACCGCTGAGTTGGGTATTTTCCGCTTAACGGGGGAAAGCGGCATAGGTTCCGGCCTCAGGCGGCTGGAGGCGGTCACCGGTTCGGCAGCCTTGGAATTCTTGGCGGCAGAGCGGGCCGAATTGGAAAGGGCGGCCGCCCTTTTAAAGGTCCCGGTTAACAACGTCTCCCGGCGGGTTGAAGCCCTGCTAACCCAGGTAAAGGGCCTGGAAAGGGAACTGGCCTCCCTGCGGAGCCGGCTGGCGTCCTACGAAGTTGATAGGTTGCTGGCCGAGGTTAAAGAGGTAAACGGTGTGCGTGTGTTACCCGCCCGGGTGCAGGTGACGGAAGCCGAAGCCTTGCGCGAAATGGCAGACCTGGTAAGGGCGAAGATGGGGTCGGGTGTTGTCATCCTCGGCTCCGCCAGCAACGGCAGGGTGAATTTCGTGGCCATGGCCAGTAAAGATGTCGTGGCCCGGGGTGTCCATGCCGGGAATTTGTTGCGGGAAGTGGCCCGGGTCGCCGCTGGGGGCGGAGGCGGCCGGCCGGATATGGCCCAGGCGGGAGGAAAGGATCCGAGCAAACTGGAGGAGGCGCTGTTTTACAGCCTGCGAGTAGTGGCCCAGCAAGTGGCCTCGGCCGGGTCCGAAAGGAGTTAGTGATATGCAGGAAACCATGATGTTTAAAATGGAAAAAGAGGAAAAAATAAGAGTAAGGGATGTGTTAAGGGAAGTTAAGGCGGCCCTCGAGGAAAGGGGATATAACCCCATTAATCAGCTGGTCGGGTATCTTTTATCTGGCGACCCTGCTTACATTACCAGCCATAGGGGCGCCCGTAATTTGATTCGCAGGGTTGAGCGGGATGAAATCTTGGAGGAATTGCTCAATCATTATTTAAAGGAGGAATAGCCCCTTGGCTCTCTCCGACGTGGAGCTCACGGTGAACTTGTATGCGGAGGGGGAAAAGTTCTTCGACCTCCTTAAGGCTGCCATCCGTGATTGGCGGAGCTCCCCATGGGGGCATGAACGGGAACGGGCCGGCTATGCCCTGGAGCTGTACCGGCGGGGATTGGACGTCTTGCGGGCCCATTTAGAAGAGGCGCGCGCCAGGGCCGAAGTGGGTTACTTTACCGCGGAGGACGAAAGGCTTCTTTCGCGGGCGGAAGGGCGCCTCCTGTACTGGGAAAAAAAATTGGCGGAATTGACGGAGGGAGTCGTCGAAAAGTAGGGAACAGGA
Coding sequences:
- the alaS gene encoding alanine--tRNA ligase, whose protein sequence is MTGNEVRKNFLSFFASKGHTVVPSSPLVPHNDPTLLFTNAGMVQFKDVFLGLDRRPYKRATTAQKCVRAGGKHNDLDTVGRTARHHTFFEMLGNFSFGDYFKKEAIEFAWEFLTRVLELPQERLWATVYQDDEEAFKLWQEIAGLPPERIIRMGEKDNFWSMGDTGPCGPCSEIIYDRGPEHSCGAEVCALGVCDCDRWLEIWNLVFMQYDRDAAGNLTPLPRPSIDTGMGLERIASVLQGVESNFDTDLIRPLITAVEKLSGRRYSRGEEGFPFRVIADHARSCAFIIADGVLPGNEGRSYVLRRILRRASRFGMVLGLEEPFLYRLVPVVAEIMSEAYPELAAREGDLMRIIRQEEERFHATLHEGLRVLGGILAGAEKEGRREVTGQEAFVLYDTYGFPLDLTEEIAGERGFSVDREGFARAMEAQRERARAAREEDKGYELEITLGSILGDVKPTVFTGYTSWEEEGVTLALLGEGERVQALEAGEKGWAVFDRTPCYPEGGGQVGDRGEVSWSGGRAAVLDTRRLPAGKILHELEIKSGTLRPGARVRIAVDVERRRATARNHTATHLLHRALKEVLGEHANQAGSLVAPDRLRFDFTHFAPLTEEELKAVEARVNEKILANLAVDTLETSLQEAKAMGAIALFGEKYGERVRVVKIGEYSLELCGGTHVRNTAELGIFRLTGESGIGSGLRRLEAVTGSAALEFLAAERAELERAAALLKVPVNNVSRRVEALLTQVKGLERELASLRSRLASYEVDRLLAEVKEVNGVRVLPARVQVTEAEALREMADLVRAKMGSGVVILGSASNGRVNFVAMASKDVVARGVHAGNLLREVARVAAGGGGGRPDMAQAGGKDPSKLEEALFYSLRVVAQQVASAGSERS
- a CDS encoding IreB family regulatory phosphoprotein; this translates as MQETMMFKMEKEEKIRVRDVLREVKAALEERGYNPINQLVGYLLSGDPAYITSHRGARNLIRRVERDEILEELLNHYLKEE